TAGCCAAGCCTCGGAAGGCGTGCATGATGCCCCAAACCGTTCCGAGTAAACCAATGTAGGGGGAGACTGAACCAACTGAAGCTAAAAAGGGTAGATTCGCCTCCAAACGATCCATCTCGCGTTGATAGGCTGCTTTCATGGCGCGCCGTGCCGCATCGATTTCTTTTGCCTTTAAGAACTCTTTCATTCCAGCTGCAAAGATTCTTTCAAGAACAGCAGCATTTCCGGCACTGTCGGCATTGGCCATTTTTCGTTGCGCAACCTCAAACAAGTTATACAGATCACCGCCAGCCCAAAAATTTCGCTCAAAACGTTCAGTCTCTCGACGCACGCCACCCAGAATCGAGCCTTTACGAAAAATAATGGTCCAAGAGGCTATCGACAGGCTCAAGAGCAATACCATCACGGCTTGGACCAGGATGCTGGCATTGAGAACTAGGGAGAGAATAGAAAGGTCTTGAGTAGGGTTCATAAGGACTTTGTATTATGGAGGGTAATTTTAGCCAATCCTTGCACGATTGCCGAAGTTTGACTGCCGTATTTTGTTATTGTTATGTGATTAATTAGGAATCCACCATGTTTGATCGTCAACACACTTTAGCGCATATTGATCCCGAGTTATGGACTAGCATCCAAAACGAGAATCGCCGTCAGGAAGAGCACATTGAGCTCATTGCCTCTGAAAACTACACCTCACCCGCAGTGATGGCCGCTCAAGGCTCCCAGTTGACTAATAAATATGCCGAAGGCTACCCCGGTAAGCGCTATTACGGCGGTTGCGAGTTTGTTGATGTGGCCGAGCAATTGGCGATCGATCGGGTCAAGAAATTATTTGGAGCTGATGCGGCGAACGTACAGCCCCATTGCGGAGCATCAGCCAATCAAGCGGTTTTCTTGGCCTTTTTGAAGCCTGGCGATACATTTATGGGTATGAGCCTTGCCGAGGGCGGGCATCTCTCCCACGGTATGGCACTCAATATGAGTGGCAAGTGGTTTAACGCCATCTCCTACGGCCTAGATCAAAACGAAGCGATCGATTACGAGCAAATGGAGCGTCTTGCCCGCGAAAAGAAACCAAAACTCATCATTGCTGGTGCATCCGCTTACTCATTGCAAATCGATTTTGAGCGCTTTGCAAAAGTTGCCAAAGAGATTGGTGCGATTTTTATGGTGGATATGGCACATTACGCAGGTTTGATCGCTGCGGGCGTGTATTCTAATCCAGTGCCGTATGCCGATGTCGTGACCTCAACCACGCACAAGAGTCTACGCGGTCCACGTGGCGGCATTATTCTGATGAAGGCTGAGCATGAGAAAGCGATTAACTCTGCGGTATTTCCCGGGATGCAAGGCGGCCCCTTGATGCATGTGATTGCGGCAAAGGCCGTTGCATTTAAAGAAGCGCTGGAGCCTGGCTTTAGGGATTATCAAAAGCAAGTGATTGCCAATGCGCAAGCCTTAGCAAATTCATTAATTGAGCGGGGTCTACGAATTGTCTCTGGTAAAACTGAGTCACACGTCATGCTCGTGGATCTGCGCGCTAAGAAAATCACAGGCAAAGAAGCTGAAGCGGCATTAGGCGCTGCGCACATTACCGTGAACAAAAATGCAATTCCGAATGATCCTGAAAAACCCATGGTGACAAGTGGTATTCGATTAGGTTCACCGGCAATGACCACGCGAGGTTTTAGGGAGGCAGAAGCTAGGCAAGTGGGGCAACTCATTGCCGACGTGCTGGACCATCCAAACGATGCTAATCATTTGGCGAAGGTCCGAGAGCAGGTCAATGCCCTTACTAAACGCTTTCCTGTTTACGTAAATTAACGTTTATGCGCTGCCCGTTTTGCCACAGCGACGATACCCAGGTAATGGATACTCGGGTATCGGACGAGGGCGATTCGGTAAGACGTCGCAGGCGCTGCGCTTCCTGCGATAAGCGCTTTACAACTTACGAGCGGGCTGAGTTAAGTCTGCCTGCCATTGTGAAAAAAAATGGCAGTCGTGTTGAGTACAGTCATGAAAAGTTAGTCAGCTCAATTCGTTTAGCACTACGCAAACGCCCCGTTTCCTCCGATGCGGTCGATGATGCGATCGGACGCATCGAAGAAAAACTGATGGCGTCTGGCGAAAAGGAAATCCCCAGCGAGCGGGTTGGTGAACTGGTAATGCGTGAGCTCAAACGTTTAGATAAAGTCGCCTACATCCGCTTTGCATCGGTCTATCGCAGCTTTGCTGATCTCGAGTCGTTTGAGAGTGCTCTCAAAGAGCTGAAGTAGATTTAATGCAATGAGTTTTTTACAAATTCATAATGAGCAAAGTTATTGTGATGCTCTTGAGCGAGCTTCACAATTTTTTGATCATCCGCCACAGATGAATTCCAAAGAAGCGATGGAATTTGAAGTATTGCTCAGCGCAATTGAAAACTATGAGCTAAAGCATTACCGAATTGAGAAGCCCTTGGGAGAGTCAATCTAGACTTCAGTTAAGCTAAAGCAGTAAAAATTGCCTTAGTAATATCGTCAACGGAGCCTGTACCGGATACCTTTCGATAGGCGGGTGCCTTAACCCCAGCACTTGCTGGCTCACTTGCCCACTTTGAATAATAGTCCACTAGAGGGCGTGTTTGATCGGTGTAGACCTGCAGACGCTTACGCACCGTTACCTCTTGATCATCATCACGCTGAATGAGGGGCTCACCCGTCACATCATCTTTGCCATCGACTTTTGGAGGATTAAATTTGACGTGATACGTACGACCCGAAGCAGGGTGCACACGGCGACCACTCATACGCTCAATAATTGCCTCAAAGGGCACATCGATTTCAAGGACGTAGTCAATCGGCACGGCCGCATCTCTCATGGCTTGTGCTTGTGGGATGGTTCTAGGAAAACCATCAAAGAGGTAGCCTTTGTGGCAATCGGGTTGAGTTAGGCGATCTTTGACAAGGCCAATAATGATCTCATCGGAGACCAGGCCACCGGCATCCATAATTTTCTTGGCGGCGATTCCGAGAGGAGTGCCTGCTTTAACGGCGGCGCGCAGCATATCGCCAGTTGAGATTTGTGGGATTCCGAATTTTTCACAAATAAATTGGGCTTGCGTTCCCTTGCCCGCACCTGGAGCACCCAGCAAAATTAAGCGCATGTCATCCCCTATCTTGTTTTTTCATTCCCTATAGTCTAATTGATTGCCCTGAGTTAGGGCAGATTTATTAGGAGATGTTTCTTAGCGAAATCCCTTAAAAGAAGGCGCGAACGCGCGCAAGATCTTCCGGGGTGTCTACACCAGCTGGGGGCAATACGGAGGCGAGGTGCACCGCAATGCGGTAGCCGTGCCATAGCGCACGCAACTGTTCTAGGGACTCGGCGACCTCTAATGGCGAGCTTGCAAGTTGTGCGTATTTTTTTAGAAAACCAACGCGGTACGCATAAATGCCAATGTGTCGATAGTAAGTGGGTGACGATTGGGTGCGATCGTAGGGTACCGCTGCTCGAGAGAAGTACAACGCCTCATGGCGTTGATTGAGAACCACCTTGACCGCATTGGGATTGGTAATTTCCTCAGCACTCTGAATAGCTACGGCTGCTGTGCTCATCACGCATTCAGGGTGTGCTGCCAGGGTGTTGGCTACTTGATTAATAAGCTCCACCGGAATTAAGGGCTCATCGCCTTGCACGTTCACAATGAGTGCCTCATCATCTAACCCTAAGCGAGAGGCAACTTCTGCAATCCGATCAGTGCCACTGGGGTGATCGGCGCGGGTCATGAGGACATTTAATCCTGCCGCTTGGCAGACCGATTCGATTTCAACAGCATCGGTAGCAACCAAAATGTGTTTTGCTTTGGATTGTGAAGCGCGCTCAGCAACTCGCACCACCATTGGTTTGCCGCCCAGATCCGCGAGCGCTTTGCGTTCAAGTCGTGAGGAGGCTAAGCGCGCAGGGATTACAACAGTAAAGACGGTCATCGCGATAAATTATTTATAGAGCGCACCAGCTTCTTCAGGACTCAGACTCCTTGCTTCATCAACCAGCATCACCGGAATGTCGTCGCGAATTGGGTAGGCAAGCTTATCGACTTTGCAAATGAGTTCGTGCTTGTCTTCATCCAAATGGAGTGAGCTCTTGCAAATCGGGCAAACCACAATATCGAGTAAATTTCTATTCATCATCGGAGGGCCTCAATCATCACTATGTGCTCATCATAGCCCAAGATGTCAGATTATTTGAGATAAGGATTGGGCCGCGTAATGACCTCTTGCACCCAATCACTAAACTCTGATGGAAGATCTAGGCGCATGGGAATAACCCAGACGCGAGAATCCTCAATATCTGAGCATTTAACTGCGTCTTTTTCGGTGATCAGGATGAGATCCACCGCAAGCGCCTGGAGATCGTTATCGCGAACTGACGCGTGATCGGGAAGTGCCAGAGTTTGATCAATATGAACACCAAGCTTGACGAGCGCATCAAAAAACTTTTTTGGATTACCAATTGCTGCAAGTACCCCCACTTTTAATCCGACCAAGCGACTAAGCATTTGTGTAAAGGTGATGGGCTCATTGGGGCGATGCAATGGATAGGCACTATCGATGATTGGGCTGAAATGCAGTTCGTGAGAGCTGGAAAAAGGCTCGCTTTTAGGAGGCAATTGGCTAATGGTGATGGTCGCATCGCGTTCGCGCTTAGCACTCTCGCGTAATGGACCTGCGGGCAAGAGTCTGCCATTACCGTCCCCACGCTCATCCTCAACAACTAATTCCAAATCACGCCCGCCCTCACGCGCAGGCCAACGCACTAAAGCGGCGTGCTGTAAGCCATCGTCACTGATGATGACATTGACCTCGGAATGGGCTTGCAGGAGCGCATCTATGCAGGCCTTACGTTTGCTATAGACCCAAATGGGTACAGAATCATGAATGCATTGCGACATGAGTACTGGTTCATCGCCAACTTCGTTGGGATTGCCGTTCCGATTAACGGCTGTAGGTTGCGCAAGTAATGATCGAGCATTGGGTTGATAGCCACGACTAATCACTCCAGGTTTAAAGCCTCGTTCGACCAATTCATTGGCAAGCGCAATCACGAGCGGCGTTTTCCCCGTACCCCCCACCCGAATATTACCGACAATGATGATGGGAACGGGTGCGGCGCGATAGATCCCAAGGGTGTGCAATAGACTAGAGTCCACGATCAACTGCTTGATCCAAACCATGAGGCCAAAGATCCATGCGAACGGAAGCAAAACAACGCTGACAAATCGATCGACAATCGCTCGAATGGGCGATTGAGAAAATGAAGATTTTTCCCAAAAGCGCGGTGAGGTCTTAAACAACATTATTTTTTTGCTTGACTACTAAAAGCGATATTGGGTAGACCTGCATCACGCGCCAGTTCCAATACGGTCATGACCGCTTGATGCGGAGCGCGGGCATCGGCATCGATGCTAATGCGTAGGTTTTGCTCAGGAACAGTGTTCATTTGTTTCAAAGCACTTCCCAGCTGAGAGCGATTCATGATCTTGCCATTTAGGGCAAAGCGACCATCGCTACTGACGGCAATATTGATCTCACGCGCTGAATCGACAGTCTCGACACCAGAGGCCGTTGGGAGGGTAATCGCAATTTCTTGAAATTTGGTGAACGTAGTAGAAATCATCAAAAAAATTAGAATGACTAAGAGGACGTCAATGAAGGCAATTAGATTAATTTCTGGTTCGGCATAAGAGAAGGAGCGGGATGAGCGACCCAAATGTATGCCAAAGCGAGAGGAGCTTTTTTGCGAAGTGTCTAGCCAACTCATGAAGATGACGAAGCCGATTGTGGATACAACTTCTTAAACAACTGCCGGGTGCATTCCTCACACTCACGCTGGCGTTGGTCCGCTACTGCTCGCAAGATCCGCCAACCAGCCAAAGCTGGAATTGCAATTAAAAGACCAAATGCGGTGTTGTAGAGCGCAATCGAGATGCCGTGTGCTAATTGCTGAGGATTAGTCGCCCCAACGCTGGCAGCATTCACTGCACTACCAATCGTGCCGCCTTGACTGCCAAAGATCTCGATCATGCCCACCACAGTCCCAAAGAGACCCAGCAGTGGGGCAACGGTGGCAATCGTGGCGAGCGCCCCTAAATAGCGATCTAATTTCATCCAGAGGTTTTGCGCAAGGATCTGAAGCTCTTCAATCGCAACCTCGGCTGAGTGCCCCAGGGCATGCTCACGTAAGACACCCGCTAATAGGCCGCCAATCGGGGAGGAGCCAGAGAGCTGATTGAGAAAATTGGGGTCATTCGCTAAGGTTGGGGTGGCGGCAAACGCCTCTTCAATCGACCTTTTACGAACAATATGGGTTTTGCGCAAATACCAGCTGCGTTCGAGCAAGATAGCTAAGCCGAGAATGGATATGGCAAGGAGCGGCCAGATGGGCCAGCCGGCTGCGATTAAGATGGAATACATGAACGGTATTTTCATGCAAATTCAGAAAAGCCCCCAAAAACGGGTGACCCTATTTCATCCGGTAAGTCAGTTGCATCCAACTACGGGCTTTGATGCCGGCTTGTGGATAACTCTGTGTAAAACTTTATGCATATACCTCC
This genomic window from Polynucleobacter sp. MWH-UH24A contains:
- the tolQ gene encoding protein TolQ — translated: MNPTQDLSILSLVLNASILVQAVMVLLLSLSIASWTIIFRKGSILGGVRRETERFERNFWAGGDLYNLFEVAQRKMANADSAGNAAVLERIFAAGMKEFLKAKEIDAARRAMKAAYQREMDRLEANLPFLASVGSVSPYIGLLGTVWGIMHAFRGLANVQQATLASVAPGIAEALVATAIGLFAAIPAVVAYNRYSTDIDRLSMHFESFVEEFTNILQRQGARL
- a CDS encoding Trm112 family protein codes for the protein MNRNLLDIVVCPICKSSLHLDEDKHELICKVDKLAYPIRDDIPVMLVDEARSLSPEEAGALYK
- the kdsB gene encoding 3-deoxy-manno-octulosonate cytidylyltransferase translates to MTVFTVVIPARLASSRLERKALADLGGKPMVVRVAERASQSKAKHILVATDAVEIESVCQAAGLNVLMTRADHPSGTDRIAEVASRLGLDDEALIVNVQGDEPLIPVELINQVANTLAAHPECVMSTAAVAIQSAEEITNPNAVKVVLNQRHEALYFSRAAVPYDRTQSSPTYYRHIGIYAYRVGFLKKYAQLASSPLEVAESLEQLRALWHGYRIAVHLASVLPPAGVDTPEDLARVRAFF
- the glyA gene encoding serine hydroxymethyltransferase, whose translation is MFDRQHTLAHIDPELWTSIQNENRRQEEHIELIASENYTSPAVMAAQGSQLTNKYAEGYPGKRYYGGCEFVDVAEQLAIDRVKKLFGADAANVQPHCGASANQAVFLAFLKPGDTFMGMSLAEGGHLSHGMALNMSGKWFNAISYGLDQNEAIDYEQMERLAREKKPKLIIAGASAYSLQIDFERFAKVAKEIGAIFMVDMAHYAGLIAAGVYSNPVPYADVVTSTTHKSLRGPRGGIILMKAEHEKAINSAVFPGMQGGPLMHVIAAKAVAFKEALEPGFRDYQKQVIANAQALANSLIERGLRIVSGKTESHVMLVDLRAKKITGKEAEAALGAAHITVNKNAIPNDPEKPMVTSGIRLGSPAMTTRGFREAEARQVGQLIADVLDHPNDANHLAKVREQVNALTKRFPVYVN
- the adk gene encoding adenylate kinase; amino-acid sequence: MRLILLGAPGAGKGTQAQFICEKFGIPQISTGDMLRAAVKAGTPLGIAAKKIMDAGGLVSDEIIIGLVKDRLTQPDCHKGYLFDGFPRTIPQAQAMRDAAVPIDYVLEIDVPFEAIIERMSGRRVHPASGRTYHVKFNPPKVDGKDDVTGEPLIQRDDDQEVTVRKRLQVYTDQTRPLVDYYSKWASEPASAGVKAPAYRKVSGTGSVDDITKAIFTALA
- the lpxK gene encoding tetraacyldisaccharide 4'-kinase, giving the protein MLFKTSPRFWEKSSFSQSPIRAIVDRFVSVVLLPFAWIFGLMVWIKQLIVDSSLLHTLGIYRAAPVPIIIVGNIRVGGTGKTPLVIALANELVERGFKPGVISRGYQPNARSLLAQPTAVNRNGNPNEVGDEPVLMSQCIHDSVPIWVYSKRKACIDALLQAHSEVNVIISDDGLQHAALVRWPAREGGRDLELVVEDERGDGNGRLLPAGPLRESAKRERDATITISQLPPKSEPFSSSHELHFSPIIDSAYPLHRPNEPITFTQMLSRLVGLKVGVLAAIGNPKKFFDALVKLGVHIDQTLALPDHASVRDNDLQALAVDLILITEKDAVKCSDIEDSRVWVIPMRLDLPSEFSDWVQEVITRPNPYLK
- a CDS encoding biopolymer transporter ExbD, producing MSWLDTSQKSSSRFGIHLGRSSRSFSYAEPEINLIAFIDVLLVILIFLMISTTFTKFQEIAITLPTASGVETVDSAREINIAVSSDGRFALNGKIMNRSQLGSALKQMNTVPEQNLRISIDADARAPHQAVMTVLELARDAGLPNIAFSSQAKK
- the nrdR gene encoding transcriptional regulator NrdR, encoding MRCPFCHSDDTQVMDTRVSDEGDSVRRRRRCASCDKRFTTYERAELSLPAIVKKNGSRVEYSHEKLVSSIRLALRKRPVSSDAVDDAIGRIEEKLMASGEKEIPSERVGELVMRELKRLDKVAYIRFASVYRSFADLESFESALKELK
- a CDS encoding MotA/TolQ/ExbB proton channel family protein — protein: MKIPFMYSILIAAGWPIWPLLAISILGLAILLERSWYLRKTHIVRKRSIEEAFAATPTLANDPNFLNQLSGSSPIGGLLAGVLREHALGHSAEVAIEELQILAQNLWMKLDRYLGALATIATVAPLLGLFGTVVGMIEIFGSQGGTIGSAVNAASVGATNPQQLAHGISIALYNTAFGLLIAIPALAGWRILRAVADQRQRECEECTRQLFKKLYPQSASSSS